A window of Notolabrus celidotus isolate fNotCel1 chromosome 11, fNotCel1.pri, whole genome shotgun sequence contains these coding sequences:
- the LOC117821001 gene encoding UDP-glucuronosyltransferase 2C1-like — MGSSSVLVFVLLFSVTLPFSSDGGKILVFPIDGSHWLNMKILVEALHSQGHQITVIRSSTSWYVSEFSPHYTSITIPQEQSQNIESQSHMSSYLQRTLDIRRRRGTLRAFVEFYLDLFTLLGENQKSVADLAGCIFENKTLIKELKETGYDLCLTDPVFPGGVLLGHYLQLPMVFNVRWLFIGEAHFAIAPTPLSYVPELFSHYSDEMDFFQRVNNVFLHSVLVYMYHFVTNPPFQVVCDKYFGPDVTVLSLIQGGDIWLMRVDFTFEFPRPTMPNVVYIGGFQGHPSKPLSSDLEEFVQSSGEHGVVIMTLGTLLGDLGPEISEIIASAFANLPQKVVWRHIGQRPATLGNNTRLVKWLPQNDLLGHPKTKVFITHGGTNGIYEAMYHGVPILGMPLIFDQFDNMVRLKARGVAEMVEVTAMDVESLTSALKNMLDPKKPYKPNMLRLSQLHHDTPIKPLDSAVFWTEYVMRHKGAAHLRTESYKMPWYAYHSLDVMAFLAACGLLIITFILGSCKCLIGCLFKTKKSTLKPKKE; from the coding sequence ATGGGGTCCAGTTCAGTCCTGGTCTTTGTCCTGCTGTTTTCAGTCACTCTGCCATTCAGTAGCGATGGTGGGAAGATACTGGTTTTCCCAATAGATGGGAGTCACTGGCTGAACATGAAAATCCTGGTGGAGGCGCTTCATTCACAGGGCCACCAGATCACAGTGATACGTTCCTCAACCAGCTGGTATGTGTCTGAGTTTTCACCCCATTACACCTCCATCACCATCCCCCAGGAACAGTCTCAAAACATAGAGAGCCAAAGCCACATGAGCTCCTACTTGCAGAGGACATTAGATATTCGTCGGAGAAGGGGAACCCTGAGGGCGTTTGTGGAATTTTACTTGGACCTTTTCACTTTGTTAGGGGAGAACCAGAAAAGTGTTGCCGATCTGGCTGGCTGCATTTTTGAGAATAAGACGCTGATCAAGGAGCTGAAGGAAACTGGATATGATCTTTGTCTGACTGACCCAGTGTTTCCGGGAGGAGTTCTGTTGGGACACTATCTCCAGCTTCCCATGGTTTTCAATGTGCGCTGGCTTTTCATTGGTGAGGCACACTTTGCCATCGCTCCTACTCCTCTATCCTATGTTCCTGAGCTGTTCTCCCATTATTCTGATGAGATGGACTTTTTCCAAAGAGTGAACAATGTATTCTTACATAGCGTTTTAGTTTACATGTACCACTTTGTCACAAATCCACCATTCCAGGTTGTGTGTGATAAATACTTTGGCCCAGATGTGACCGTCCTGTCCCTCATTCAGGGTGGTGATATCTGGCTGATGAGGGTCGACTTTACATTTGAGTTTCCACGTCCCACCATGCCCAATGTTGTCTACATTGGAGGGTTCCAGGGTCATCCCTCAAAGCCTCTTTCATCTGATTTAGAGGAGTTTGTGCAGAGTTCTGGTGAACATGGGGTCGTCATCATGACTCTCGGAACCCTGTTGGGTGACCTCGGCCCAGAGATATCGGAGATCATTGCCTCAGCCTTTGCCAACCTCCCTCAGAAGGTCGTGTGGAGGCATATCGGTCAAAGACCCGCCACATTGGGAAACAACACCAGGCTGGTGAAATGGCTTCCTCAAAACGACCTTCTTGGTCACCCTAAGACCAAAGTGTTTATCACGCATGGGGGCACCAATGGAATATACGAAGCCATGTACCATGGAGTCCCTATCCTGGGCATGCCTCTAATCTTTGACCAGTTTGACAACATGGTGCGTCTGAAGGCCCGGGGAGTGGCTGAAATGGTTGAAGTAACAGCAATGGATGTTGAATCTCTGACAAGTGCTCTGAAGAATATGCTGGATCCCAAGAAGCCGTACAAACCGAATATGCTCAGACTGTCACAGCTCCATCACGACACACCAATTAAACCATTAGACAGTGCCGTTTTCTGGACGGAGTACGTCATGAGGCACAAAGGCGCAGCACACCTGCGCACCGAGTCATACAAGATGCCATGGTATGCCTATCACAGTCTAGATGTGATGGCATTCTTAGCAGCATGTGGTTTGCTAATCATCACATTTATTTTGGGTTCTTGTAAATGTCTCATTGGATGTTTATTCAAGACAAAGAAGTCCACATTAAAGCCAAAGAAAGAATAG
- the LOC117821003 gene encoding UDP-glucuronosyltransferase 2B13-like — protein MGSSSVLVFVLLFSVTLPFSSDGGKILVFPIDGSHWLNMNILVEALHSQGHQITVIRSSTSWYVSEFSPHYTSITIPQEQSQNIESQAYMSSYLKKTIKLHWGRRDLRAFVEFYLDLFTLLGENNKSVADLVRSIFENKTLIKELKETGYDLCLTDPVFPGGVLLGHYLQLPMVFNVRWLFIGEAHFAIAPTPLSYVPELFSHYSDEMDFFQRVNNMISHSLLVYMYHFVTNPPNQAVCDKYFGPDVTVLSLIQGGDIWLMRVDFTFEFPRPTMPNVVYIGGFQGHPSKPLSSDLEDFVQSSGEHGVVIMTLGTLLGDLGPEISEIIASAFANLPQKVVWRHIGQRPATLGNNTRLVKWLPQNDLLGHPKTKVFITHGGTNGIYEAIYHGVPILGMPLILDQFDNMVRLKARGVAEMVEVTAMDVESLTSALKNMLDPKKPYKPNMLKLSQLHHDTPIKPLDSAVFWTEYVMRHKGAAHLRTESYKMPWYAYHSLDVMAFLAACGLLIITFILGSCKCLIGCLFKTKKSTLKPKKE, from the coding sequence ATGGGGTCCAGTTCAGTCCTGGTTTTTGTCCTGCTGTTTTCAGTCACTCTGCCATTCAGTAGCGATGGTGGGAAGATACTGGTATTCCCAATAGATGGGAGTCACTGGCTGAACATGAACATCCTGGTGGAGGCGCTTCATTCACAGGGCCACCAGATCACAGTGATACGTTCCTCAACCAGCTGGTATGTGTCCGAGTTTTCACCCCATTACACCTCCATCACCATCCCACAGGAACAGTCTCAAAACATAGAGAGCCAAGCTTACATGAGCTCCTACTTAAAGAAGACAATAAAACTACATTGGGGAAGGAGAGACCTGAGGGCGTTTGTGGAATTTTACTTGGACCTTTTCACTTTGTTAGGGGAGAACAATAAAAGTGTTGCCGATTTGGTCCGCAGCATTTTTGAGAATAAGACGCTGATCAAGGAGCTGAAGGAAACTGGATATGATCTTTGTCTGACTGACCCAGTATTTCCAGGAGGAGTTCTGTTGGGACACTATCTCCAGCTTCCCATGGTTTTCAATGTGCGCTGGCTTTTCATTGGTGAGGCACACTTTGCCATCGCTCCTACTCCTCTATCCTATGTTCCTGAGCTGTTCTCCCATTATTCTGATGAGATGGACTTTTTCCAAAGAGTGAACAATATGATCTCTCATAGCTTGTTAGTTTACATGTACCACTTTGTCACAAATCCACCCAACCAGGCTGTGTGTGATAAATACTTTGGCCCTGATGTGACCGTCCTGTCCCTCATTCAGGGTGGTGATATCTGGCTGATGAGGGTCGACTTTACATTTGAGTTTCCGCGTCCCACCATGCCCAATGTTGTCTACATTGGAGGGTTCCAGGGTCATCCCTCAAAGCCTCTTTCATCTGATTTAGAGGATTTTGTGCAGAGTTCTGGTGAACATGGGGTCGTCATCATGACTCTCGGAACCCTGTTGGGTGACCTCGGCCCAGAGATATCAGAGATCATTGCCTCAGCCTTTGCCAACCTCCCTCAGAAGGTCGTGTGGAGGCATATCGGTCAAAGACCCGCCACATTGGGAAACAACACCAGGCTGGTGAAATGGCTTCCTCAAAACGACCTTCTTGGTCACCCTAAGACCAAAGTGTTTATCACGCATGGGGGCACCAATGGAATATACGAAGCCATCTACCATGGAGTCCCTATTCTGGGCATGCCTCTAATCTTAGACCAGTTTGACAACATGGTGCGTCTGAAGGCCCGGGGAGTGGCTGAAATGGTTGAAGTGACAGCAATGGATGTTGAATCTCTGACAAGTGCTCTGAAGAATATGCTGGATCCCAAGAAGCCGTACAAACCGAATATGCTCAAACTGTCACAGCTCCATCACGACACACCCATTAAACCATTAGACAGTGCAGTTTTCTGGACGGAGTACGTCATGAGGCACAAAGGTGCAGCACACCTGCGCACCGAGTCATACAAGATGCCATGGTACGCCTATCACAGTCTAGATGTGATGGCATTCTTAGCAGCATGTGGTTTGCTGATCATCACATTTATTTTGGGTTCTTGTAAATGTCTCATTGGATGTTTATTCAAGACGAAGAAGTCCACATTAAAGCCAAAGAAAGAATAG
- the si:dkey-78k11.9 gene encoding P2Y purinoceptor 1, with translation MNTTCQRISFDFGGKFLPPVYILVFITGLAANAWGLKSLWHNWKKLGNVNLFILNLGLADILYLLTLPFLVEYHLKKGRWIFGVAFCKITRFCFNLNLYGSIWFLTCISVYRYLAIVHPMRVMGRITVTHSLTISVMVWSVVSVLSLPDMFFPKHYGNNTKKCFDTTSKDHVEDYLTYSLGWTFFGFCIPLLITVGCYGHVIVVLCRSNTIDKVMKQRSLKLLFILILLFSICYIPYHVLKNFNLLARVLTKQNICQGWFNGVYIARQISRGLVALNSALNPLVYLHAHEDINTQLRKLPQRIRRMFNHFTPLHSGRVEVTQITNDL, from the coding sequence ATGAACACCACTTGTCAGCGGATCAGCTTTGATTTTGGAGGCAAATTTCTGCCTCCAGTTTACATCTTGGTTTTCATTACTGGCCTGGCAGCCAACGCATGGGGATTGAAATCCTTGTGGCACAACTGGAAGAAACTGGGTAACGTCAACTTGTTCATTCTCAACCTCGGGCTTGCTGATATCTTGTACCTGCTCACGCTCCCGTTTTTGGTGGAGTACCACTTGAAGAAAGGTAGATGGATCTTTGGAGTAGCATTTTGCAAGATAACAAGGTTCTGCTTCAACTTGAATTTATATGGCAGCATCTGGTTTCTCACCTGTATCAGCGTGTACAGATACCTCGCCATCGTCCACCCAATGAGAGTAATGGGAAGAATAACTGTGACACACTCTTTGACGATCTCTGTGATGGTTTGGTCTGTTGTGAGTGTTCTTAGTCTTCCAGACATGTTCTTCCCCAAACACTATGGAAACAACACTAAAAAATGCTTTGACACCACCAGCAAGGACCACGTTGAGGATTACCTGACATACAGCCTTGGATGGACATTCTTTGGGTTTTGTATTCCTCTCCTCATCACAGTGGGCTGCTACGGACATGTGATTGTTGTTCTCTGTCGCTCTAACACCATTGACAAGGTAATGAAACAGAGGAGTTTGAAGTTGCTGTTCATCTTGATTCTTCTCTTCTCAATTTGTTACATCCCCTATCATGTTTTGAAGAACTTCAACCTTTTGGCAAGAGTCCTGACCAAGCAGAACATCTGTCAGGGGTGGTTTAATGGAGTCTACATTGCTCGTCAGATAAGTCGTGGCCTTGTGGCCTTGAACAGTGCTCTTAATCCTCTGGTTTACCTCCATGCACATGAAGATATTAACACCCAGCTCAGAAAACTACCCCAGCGGATTCGTCGCATGTTCAACCATTTCACTCCATTACACTCCGGCAGGGTAGAGGTGACACAAATAACAAATGacctttaa